The Desulfococcus multivorans DNA window CCTCGGTTGCGCTGATATCGGGGATTGCGACGTCCGTAAGGATCACATGGGGGGGCCGCGACAACAGCCCGTGATATCGCTCCAGGTCGTAACCCGCCCGGGGCAGAATGATAAACGGCACCCGCGCGGCCAATGCATCGGCATGCTGCCATTTCGTGTCGAAATCAAACACGCAGTCGGCCCCGATCACCATGTGAAAGACATAATAATCCCGATAGTCCGGGTCGTCGAGCAATCGGGAGAAGGTCTCATAGGTCACCCCGGAAAGCCGGTGGTCGATCTCATAACCGAAATACCGGATTCCCGGCGTCTCCACCAGCCGGATCATTCGGATGCGATGCGAAGAATACCCCCGATGCTTCTCGAAGGGGTGGTGATAGGCCGGCATCATCCACACCTGATGAACATCCGGCAGAACCTTCAGGATCGCTTCAGCCATCATGATGTGAGCGTTCGTCACCGGGTTGAAAGACCCTCCGATAATTGCGATCTTCCGTTTTTTACGGGGCCGGCGGTTCTTGTAGTACTTGGCGTAGGGGGTTCGAAAATGGCGGCCGTAGACTGCTGAATCATCCAGGTGTAGATCGATGCCGTTTCGCCGGCAGTGTTCCGCTTTGGCACGCTCCCACAGGTCTTCATCCACGTAGGGATTCCCTCGAATCGTTTCTATGGTCGCGCCCGATTCCCTGGCGTGGGAGATAATGGAGAATAGATGCGTCCAGGAGAGTCCCAGAACGGTCTTCAGATAGTGTTCCAGTTCGGGTGTTCTTTCGACGCCGGTGAGAAGATGCACCTCGTGGCCGTTCTCGACCAGAAGACGCGTCAACCCGGAAAAAAAAGCCACATCCGCATCGGCGACGCCGTGAACGTCGATTCCGAATTTGAGAATCCGTTCTGTCATGATACGTCCCTCGGGACGGCGCATACTCGCCCGGGACACCTCATGCGGCCCGTTCCGTTTCCGAAAGAACAACCCCCGCAGCGCGCATCCGTTCAAAGAAGGCCGCCGCCCTTTCCTCGAATCCGGCGACGGGCGACATGGCGTCGGTCAACAGGACAATCTTTCGCGGAATCTCCGGGTCGTTGCTGAAACGAACGACGTCCGCCACCGTATCCGCCACACAGTGAGAGGCGGCTTCTCCGGCCACCCAGATTCGGTCGGCCTCGTCAAGTCTCTGCAGCAGACTCTGGTTGATCTGGGTGAAAGGATCGTCGGGAACCGCTACCGAAGGCCGGATAGCGGAAAAATTTTCCGTGAAGCGGTTGGCGCCTTTCATTACGAAATCGAGATCGTGAAACCGTTCCCGCCAGTCGTTCAGCACGTCGAGCAGCGGCGCGAAAACCTGATGCCCCCACGTGCCGATCAGACAGTGGTAGGGCCAGATCACGTGTTCGCCGATGGTTTCCATGTAGGTCCGGGTCCATTCGCGGTGGCTCGGATCCGCCGCTCGGTAGCGTCCGGCATCGACATCCCGGATGGAGATTCGGGTAAACGGCTCGGGAGGCTTGCCGTCGGCGTCGATCCACCAGATGGGATGGGCGATGTGAATTTTGTTGTGGGAATCGAGCGTGACGACAATCTGGCGAATATCCCCGGCGCGACGGCGGATAAAGCCGGCAAGGCGCTGCATGTCCGCATCCGCACCCCCGACATAGAGTTCGCCTTCGGGATCGCAAAAGGCGTTTTGAGGGTCGATAATCATC harbors:
- a CDS encoding NrtR DNA-binding winged helix domain-containing protein, which translates into the protein MTERILKFGIDVHGVADADVAFFSGLTRLLVENGHEVHLLTGVERTPELEHYLKTVLGLSWTHLFSIISHARESGATIETIRGNPYVDEDLWERAKAEHCRRNGIDLHLDDSAVYGRHFRTPYAKYYKNRRPRKKRKIAIIGGSFNPVTNAHIMMAEAILKVLPDVHQVWMMPAYHHPFEKHRGYSSHRIRMIRLVETPGIRYFGYEIDHRLSGVTYETFSRLLDDPDYRDYYVFHMVIGADCVFDFDTKWQHADALAARVPFIILPRAGYDLERYHGLLSRPPHVILTDVAIPDISATEVRARAAAGVSIRGLVPAAVESYIRHHRLYRRKGEGETVSALPDRHFQPRRQSSTTTPAALCDRSSVFIHIAVCTLKDDQLSVLMIRGKDEPPAGEWMLPGGPLELPFREDLSEIAVRKLAAETGLADIYIEQLKTYGGVVESRQECRVNVAYFALVPYERIAGRERSGNSAESAWMPLRDYRTIPGDRNRVPAKDQERILLDLTERIRGKISYTPIAFELVSDRFTWPDLRKVYEIVLGRRLDAANFKRKIRSMYRIRELTAEGGAYSVGRPPKQLKFDGIKEGYV